A genomic stretch from Nilaparvata lugens isolate BPH chromosome 8, ASM1435652v1, whole genome shotgun sequence includes:
- the LOC111048001 gene encoding trehalase: protein MDYLKVAIILSTLATVKGCRFCPKTNHRSNPIERDPILEEFPIIINDVPQGCNSEVYCNGDLLHEASLLGFNYLQLKLKKPESFVIARFKIMKAKKHGEAITYTEMEDLIKENFENGNELEPWTPSDFNDHPRFLDEIDDPDYKVWAYELNQFWKILARKVSSDVERNPDHYSLIYVPNGFISPGGTSRELHYWDSYWLVKGLLLSDMHDTARGVIDNLLYLLKRYSFVPNANRMYFLNGRSAPPLLIKMVDDYYEKTRDDEFLREVVTELTFELNHWINYNMGPLTFNDKDYFMACYYVVSEEPRPESYRDDYMIARMFNTAKEKNKFYSNVHSATESGMDFTSRWFIRNKSNAGNTSDIATTEIVPVDLNAILHYNARKISEWYFKLGEDEKGAHYEVLSVIILKGINEVLWDKDEGMWFDYDNENQKRRKYFYASNLTPLWTKSYPTDWSKDELTNNVLFYLERMDLDKFDGIPNSLTETGEKWDFPNAWAPLQSMIVEGLETLGTVAAKIKAYQLANRWIRTTYGGYKTSHVMYDRYDASAFGESRSDDDYSPQKGFGWTNAVVLQFLKEYGKMIGWENDLEMEKRFMHYL, encoded by the exons ATGGATTATTTGAAAGTTGCTATCATTTTATCAACTTTAGCAACTGTAAAAGGCTGTCGCTTTTGTCCAAAGACTAATCACAGGTCAAATCCTATTGAACGTGATCCCATACTTGAGgaatttccaattataataaACGATGTACCGCAAGGTTGCAATAG TGAAGTTTACTGCAACGGAGATCTACTGCATGAAGCATCTTTACTTGGGTTTAATTACCTTCAATTGAAACTTAAAAAGCCTGAGTCATTTGTCATTGCAAG ATTCAAAATAATGAAGGCAAAAAAGCATGGTGAGGCCATAACCTATACTGAGATGGAAGATCTTATCAAAGAAAATTTCGAGAACGGGAATGAACTAGAACCCTGGACTCCATCTGATTTCAATGACCATCCCAGATTTCTGGATGAAATCGATGACCCAGATTACAAAGTGTGGGCTTATGAGCTGAACCAGTTTTGGAAAATATTGGCCAGGAAAGTGAGTTCAGATGTGGAGAGAAATCCTGATCACTATTCACTCATCTATGTACCAAATGG ttttataAGCCCAGGCGGCACATCCAGAGAACTACACTACTGGGACTCCTATTGGCTAGTGAAGGGTCTCCTGCTTAGTGACATGCACGACACAGCACGCGGTGTTATTGACAATCTGCTCTATTTGCTCAAAAGATACAGCTTTGTGCCGAATGCTAATCGCATGTACTTCCTCAATGGAAGATCGGCGCCACCGTTGTTAATCAAAATGGTCGACGATTACTATGAGAAAACAAGAGATGACGAATTTCTAAGAGAAGTGGTTACG GAGCTCACATTCGAACTCAACCACTGGATAAACTACAATATGGGTCCTCTGACATTTAATGACAAAGATTATTTCATGGCCTGTTATTACGTGGTCTCAGAGGAGCCTAGACCTGAATCTTACAG GGACGATTACATGATCGCACGGATGTTTAACACtgcaaaagaaaaaaataaattctactCAAACGTTCATTCAGCAACGGAATCTGGAATGGATTTCACATCGAGATGGTTCATCAGAAACAAATCTAATGCTG gTAATACATCGGATATTGCAACAACAGAAATAGTACCGGTTGACTTGAACGCCATTCTCCATTACAATGCTAGAAAAATAAGTGAATGGTATTTCAAGCTAGGAGAAGATGAGAAGGGCGCTCACTACGAGGTTTTATCCGTCATCATTCTAAAAGGAATCAATGAA GTTTTGTGGGACAAAGATGAAGGCATGTGGTTCGATTACGACAATGAAAaccaaaagagaagaaaatacttCTATGCTTCAAACCTGACTCCCCTTTGGACCAAAAGTTATCCAACAGATTGGTCGAAAGATGAGCTAACTAATAACGTTCTCTTCTATTTGGAAAGAATGGACTTGGATAAATTCGATG gAATACCAAACTCACTGACAGAGACTGGGGAGAAATGGGATTTTCCCAATGCCTGGGCTCCATTGCAATCAATGATTGTTGAGGGTCTGGAGACACTTGGCACAGTTGCAGCCAAGATAAAAGCTTACCAGTTGGCGAATCGATGGATAAGAACTACCTATGGAGGATACAAAACGAGTCACGTGATGTACGATAGG